Proteins from a genomic interval of Haloplasma contractile SSD-17B:
- the proS gene encoding proline--tRNA ligase, with translation MKQSLTFIPTLREAPKEAEIASHKLLLRAGFIKQIAAGVYTYLPLGLRVLRKIESIIREELEAIGCSELLMPAMQPAELWKESGRWDDYGQTMMRMKDRHDRDFALGPTHEEVITYVIRDYLNSYKKMPLALYQIQTKFRDELRPRFGLMRGREFVMKDAYSFHTNEESLDEWYQNFKQAYINIFDRCKLEFRMVDADNGDMGGSESTEFMVLNKIGEDTIVYSDSSDFASNIEVHNLEEGAKSPDGNGTIKHAKGIEVGHVFKLGAKYSEKMNAMFINENQKRHPVLMGCYGIGVSRVMMAIIEQYNDENGIVWPKELAPFDVHLICIDPRKDEQSQAAEKLYNEFMKNKIDVLYDDRRERPGVKFSDADLIGIPVRITVGRGIKDGKVEVKYRNRDEVIEVDIDEVKNNL, from the coding sequence AACAGATTGCTGCTGGTGTTTATACGTACTTACCATTAGGACTAAGAGTCTTAAGAAAAATTGAATCTATTATCCGAGAAGAATTAGAAGCAATTGGATGTTCTGAACTACTAATGCCCGCTATGCAACCTGCAGAACTTTGGAAGGAAAGTGGTCGATGGGATGATTATGGTCAAACAATGATGCGTATGAAAGATCGACATGATCGGGATTTTGCATTAGGACCTACGCATGAAGAAGTCATCACTTATGTTATAAGAGACTATCTTAACTCTTACAAAAAAATGCCGCTTGCTCTATATCAAATACAAACAAAATTCCGAGATGAATTAAGACCCCGTTTTGGGCTAATGCGTGGGCGTGAGTTTGTTATGAAAGATGCCTATTCATTCCATACGAATGAAGAGTCTTTAGATGAGTGGTATCAGAATTTTAAACAAGCCTATATTAATATCTTTGACCGTTGTAAACTTGAATTTAGAATGGTAGATGCTGATAATGGAGATATGGGTGGAAGCGAATCAACAGAGTTTATGGTATTGAATAAGATAGGGGAAGACACTATTGTATATTCTGATTCTTCTGATTTTGCTTCTAATATTGAAGTGCACAATTTAGAAGAGGGAGCTAAGTCACCTGATGGGAACGGTACAATTAAACATGCTAAAGGAATTGAAGTAGGGCACGTGTTTAAACTTGGTGCTAAGTATTCGGAAAAAATGAATGCTATGTTCATAAATGAAAATCAAAAAAGACATCCAGTTCTAATGGGATGCTATGGAATAGGTGTTAGTCGTGTTATGATGGCAATCATTGAGCAGTACAACGATGAGAATGGAATCGTATGGCCTAAAGAATTAGCTCCATTTGACGTTCATCTAATCTGTATCGATCCTAGAAAAGATGAGCAAAGTCAAGCTGCTGAAAAACTATATAACGAGTTTATGAAAAATAAAATTGACGTTTTATACGATGATCGAAGAGAAAGACCAGGTGTGAAGTTCTCAGATGCTGACTTAATTGGAATCCCTGTAAGAATTACAGTTGGTAGAGGAATCAAAGATGGAAAAGTTGAAGTTAAGTACCGTAATCGCGACGAAGTAATAGAAGTAGATATAGATGAAGTAAAAAATAATCTATAA
- the metK gene encoding methionine adenosyltransferase, translated as MNVEKKLFTSESVTEGHPDKICDQISDSILDAIMKDDPYARVACETSVTTGLVLVSGEISTTTYVDIQKVVRETVKEIGYDRAKYGFDADTCAVLVAIDEQSPDIAQGVDDALEHREGTDQFQDLDAIGAGDQGLMFGYATNETPEYMPLPIILAHKVTRQLAKVRKDNTLPYLRPDGKSQITVEYDENDQPKRLDAVVLSTQHSPEVSHEQLTSDIRKHVLDVVLPSNLIDEDTKFFINPTGRFVIGGPQGDAGLTGRKIIVDTYGGYARHGGGAFSGKDCTKVDRSAAYAARYVAKNVVAAGLADKCEIQLSYAIGVAKPTSVRVDTFGTGKIDDNKMVEIIRQNFDLRPAGIIKMLNLRQAIYKQTAAYGHFGRNDLDLPWEKIDKADELKKHI; from the coding sequence ATGAATGTAGAAAAAAAATTATTCACATCAGAATCTGTAACAGAAGGACATCCAGATAAAATTTGTGATCAAATTTCGGATTCGATATTAGATGCAATTATGAAAGATGATCCATATGCTCGTGTTGCGTGTGAAACAAGTGTTACAACTGGTCTAGTTTTAGTAAGTGGCGAAATATCAACAACGACTTATGTAGATATACAAAAGGTCGTACGTGAAACAGTTAAAGAAATTGGATATGATCGTGCAAAGTATGGTTTTGATGCAGATACATGTGCTGTTTTAGTTGCTATCGATGAGCAATCTCCTGACATTGCTCAAGGTGTTGATGATGCATTAGAACATCGTGAGGGGACAGATCAGTTTCAAGATTTAGATGCTATAGGAGCAGGTGACCAGGGATTAATGTTCGGGTATGCGACAAATGAAACACCTGAATACATGCCTCTACCTATCATTTTAGCACATAAAGTTACACGACAGTTAGCTAAGGTGAGAAAAGACAATACACTGCCTTATTTAAGACCTGACGGGAAATCACAGATTACCGTTGAGTATGATGAAAATGACCAACCTAAGCGTTTAGATGCGGTTGTATTATCGACACAACATTCACCTGAAGTATCACATGAGCAATTAACAAGTGATATTAGAAAACATGTACTTGATGTAGTACTACCTAGTAATCTAATTGATGAAGATACTAAATTCTTTATCAATCCAACAGGACGCTTCGTAATAGGAGGACCACAAGGAGATGCAGGTCTAACAGGAAGAAAGATTATTGTTGATACATACGGAGGATATGCACGCCATGGTGGAGGAGCATTCTCTGGAAAAGATTGTACAAAAGTAGACCGTAGTGCTGCTTATGCTGCAAGGTATGTTGCTAAAAATGTTGTTGCTGCAGGACTTGCTGATAAATGTGAAATTCAATTATCTTATGCAATTGGTGTTGCAAAACCAACATCAGTTCGTGTTGATACATTCGGTACAGGAAAAATAGACGATAACAAAATGGTAGAGATTATCCGTCAAAATTTTGATCTTAGACCTGCGGGGATCATCAAGATGCTGAACTTACGCCAAGCTATTTATAAGCAAACAGCTGCTTATGGACATTTTGGACGTAATGACCTAGATTTACCATGGGAAAAAATTGACAAGGCTGATGAGTTAAAAAAACATATATAA
- a CDS encoding IS3 family transposase: MNLRNDEGIIMNPKKIYRLMKKFGIRSIIRKKNRHKHLYDAYKSHHYFENVLDRNFNVDKPGTVFATDITYLTLSSNERYYLSAVKDLCTREIVAWKVSKSLAISLSIDVIDQLVERYGEDYIKDNDILIHSDQGFHYTNPKYVNKLNKLNVTQSMSRRGNCLDNAKMETFFGHFKDECNYDETKELMDLTEIIESYMDFYNTGRYQWTLKKMAPAQYRNHLLAA; the protein is encoded by the coding sequence ATGAACTTGCGCAATGATGAAGGGATTATCATGAATCCTAAGAAAATCTATCGCTTGATGAAGAAGTTCGGTATACGATCTATAATACGTAAGAAGAACCGGCACAAGCATCTATACGATGCTTACAAATCACATCATTATTTTGAGAATGTCTTAGACCGTAACTTCAATGTAGACAAGCCAGGAACTGTATTTGCGACGGATATTACATACTTAACATTATCAAGCAATGAACGTTATTACTTATCTGCTGTGAAAGATCTATGTACACGTGAAATCGTAGCTTGGAAGGTAAGTAAAAGCTTAGCTATCTCATTATCAATTGATGTAATTGATCAGCTAGTTGAACGATATGGTGAAGATTACATAAAAGATAATGATATTCTTATTCATTCGGATCAAGGTTTCCATTACACCAATCCTAAATACGTTAATAAGCTTAATAAGCTAAACGTAACACAATCAATGTCACGTCGTGGAAACTGTTTAGATAACGCTAAAATGGAGACATTCTTTGGGCACTTTAAAGATGAGTGTAATTATGACGAAACTAAAGAACTGATGGATTTAACTGAAATTATAGAATCGTATATGGATTTCTATAATACTGGTCGTTATCAATGGACATTGAAAAAGATGGCTCCTGCACAATACAGAAACCATCTTTTAGCTGCATAA
- a CDS encoding transposase, whose translation MGKNSISIKEFIKQNKEELENNPNVLRVGKTITYSPEFKVKAVELREQGYSTREIFEDNGLCYHDPSSYKYIKKWTQQYKIHGRECFFKETRGRNANGKSGRPKKQELTVDEKVLIQEKIIEAQKQEIENLKKRLWLGKVVEVSDKYMPKQMIFSFIHDLKNRGYSSITSLCEYFSVSRSGYNKWVKTASERKQREKQDLSDFKDIKYIWLKSDKTAGYRTICMNLRYELAQ comes from the coding sequence ATGGGGAAAAACAGTATTAGTATAAAAGAATTTATAAAACAAAATAAAGAAGAATTAGAGAATAATCCAAATGTATTAAGAGTAGGAAAAACTATAACCTACAGTCCAGAGTTTAAAGTAAAGGCTGTTGAATTAAGAGAACAAGGATATTCAACAAGAGAAATATTTGAAGACAATGGATTATGTTATCATGATCCTAGCAGTTACAAATATATTAAGAAGTGGACTCAACAATATAAAATACATGGAAGAGAATGTTTCTTTAAAGAAACAAGGGGAAGAAATGCAAATGGTAAATCAGGTCGACCTAAGAAACAGGAGTTAACTGTAGATGAAAAGGTACTTATTCAGGAGAAGATTATTGAGGCCCAAAAACAGGAAATAGAAAACTTAAAAAAGCGATTATGGCTAGGAAAGGTGGTGGAAGTAAGCGATAAATATATGCCAAAGCAAATGATTTTTAGTTTTATACATGACCTCAAGAACAGGGGATATAGCTCCATTACATCATTGTGTGAATACTTTAGTGTCTCTCGTTCAGGTTATAATAAATGGGTTAAAACAGCATCTGAACGAAAACAACGCGAGAAACAAGATCTATCTGATTTCAAAGACATAAAGTATATCTGGCTTAAAAGTGATAAGACAGCAGGTTATAGAACGATTTGTATGAACTTGCGGTATGAACTTGCGCAATGA
- the rnjA gene encoding ribonuclease J1, whose translation MNNKNEILKHYEVGVFALGGLGEIGKNTYCIEYKNEIIIIDAGVKFPESHLLGIDYVIPDYQYLIENQNKIKGLFITHGHEDHIGGIPFLLKQLKIPKIYAGRLAEGLIKKKLEEHRLTKASEIVIFDDNDIYTFEHMSISFFRTNHSIPDSFGVSVKTPQGMIVHTGDFKFDFTPIGPIADFGKIAKLGERGVLCLLSDSTNSELPEFTMSERKVGESMKDIFRKINNRIIVATFASNIHRIQQIVEASVATNRKIAIFGRSMENTLNVGRGLGYIKCPDDTFITWNQLKYIDEKQVTILCTGSQGEPLAALSRIANGTHRQISIIPGDTVIFSSSPIPGNASSVGRTINRLFRAGADVITHSPLTDTHTSGHAGAEELKLMLQLIKPKFFMPIHGEYRMLKIHTELAVQCGMKSENTHVLDNGQVLALSKNNARVAGNVPSGTVLVDGSGIGDIGNVVIRDRKILSNDGMLVTVINVNLQKKKVLKTPYIVSRGFVYFKDSQELVREIQEVTVNHTHHLLKKHNKMSINQLKNELTDYLATFVYDKVQRKPMIIPVIMNIKQ comes from the coding sequence ATGAATAATAAAAATGAGATACTTAAACACTACGAAGTAGGTGTTTTTGCTTTAGGTGGTTTAGGTGAGATAGGAAAAAACACATATTGTATCGAGTATAAAAATGAAATAATCATAATAGATGCTGGAGTAAAATTCCCTGAGAGTCATCTACTAGGGATTGACTATGTCATTCCTGATTATCAATATTTAATTGAAAACCAAAATAAAATTAAAGGCTTATTTATCACGCATGGTCATGAAGATCACATTGGTGGTATACCATTTCTTCTAAAGCAGCTTAAAATACCAAAAATCTATGCAGGTAGATTAGCTGAAGGATTAATTAAGAAAAAACTAGAGGAACATCGATTAACAAAAGCAAGTGAAATCGTTATTTTCGATGACAATGATATTTATACCTTTGAACATATGTCGATTTCGTTCTTTAGAACAAACCATTCTATACCTGACTCGTTTGGTGTATCAGTTAAGACCCCACAAGGTATGATTGTACATACTGGTGATTTTAAATTTGATTTTACACCAATTGGGCCAATTGCAGATTTTGGAAAGATCGCTAAACTAGGTGAACGAGGAGTACTTTGCTTACTTTCAGATAGTACGAACAGTGAGTTACCAGAATTTACAATGTCTGAACGAAAAGTCGGAGAAAGTATGAAGGATATCTTTAGAAAAATAAACAACCGAATTATTGTCGCTACATTTGCTTCAAATATTCATAGAATTCAACAAATAGTAGAGGCAAGTGTTGCAACAAACCGAAAAATTGCTATATTCGGTCGTAGTATGGAGAATACTTTGAATGTTGGTCGCGGTCTAGGATATATTAAATGTCCTGATGATACATTTATTACATGGAATCAGCTCAAGTATATTGATGAAAAGCAAGTAACAATACTATGTACAGGTTCTCAAGGTGAGCCGTTAGCAGCATTATCACGGATCGCTAATGGTACGCATAGACAAATTTCAATTATACCAGGAGATACTGTTATCTTCTCTTCTTCACCTATTCCGGGTAATGCATCAAGTGTAGGACGAACAATCAATAGATTGTTTAGAGCAGGTGCTGATGTTATTACACACAGCCCATTAACTGACACACATACGTCAGGTCATGCGGGTGCAGAAGAATTGAAATTAATGCTTCAGTTAATCAAACCAAAATTCTTTATGCCTATTCATGGTGAATATAGAATGTTAAAAATCCATACAGAACTAGCTGTACAATGTGGTATGAAGAGTGAGAATACACATGTTTTAGATAATGGGCAAGTATTAGCGTTAAGTAAAAACAATGCACGTGTAGCAGGTAATGTGCCCTCAGGAACCGTTTTAGTTGATGGTAGCGGTATAGGGGACATCGGTAATGTAGTCATTAGAGACCGAAAAATCTTATCGAATGATGGAATGCTTGTTACAGTTATTAATGTTAATCTACAGAAAAAGAAAGTCCTAAAAACACCTTACATTGTCTCAAGAGGATTTGTTTACTTTAAGGATTCACAGGAACTTGTACGAGAAATTCAAGAAGTTACCGTGAACCATACCCATCACCTACTGAAAAAACATAACAAAATGTCTATTAACCAACTAAAAAATGAATTGACAGATTATCTTGCTACATTTGTATATGATAAAGTTCAAAGAAAACCAATGATTATTCCAGTCATTATGAATATAAAACAGTAG
- a CDS encoding Cof-type HAD-IIB family hydrolase, translating to MEKKIVFIDIDGTLFDHEHNRVHQSTVEAINKLRENDIYVFVASGRSRIMALQVLDRYDIKVDGYVFINGQYVIYKDEVIYKNPISKEFLQKFITECEQVGEDYGFMTEHDYTVSSHSDRVVESFVNFKMKIPDINKEIFKTDDVFQGLIFDLKNIDYFNDKYKDYVKFIPWLGKGADIVPKNGSKANGISYVLKKLGAKRENVYAIGDSYNDIEMIKFANYGIAMGNANDTLKKVADYVTDDITKDGLYKAMKHYKLI from the coding sequence ATGGAAAAGAAAATAGTTTTTATTGATATAGATGGTACATTATTTGATCACGAACACAATAGGGTTCATCAGTCCACAGTTGAAGCAATTAATAAACTAAGAGAGAATGATATTTATGTGTTTGTCGCATCGGGAAGATCTCGTATTATGGCATTACAAGTACTTGATCGTTATGATATAAAAGTAGATGGTTATGTATTTATTAATGGTCAGTATGTTATTTACAAGGATGAAGTTATTTATAAGAACCCTATTAGCAAAGAGTTTTTACAGAAATTTATCACAGAATGTGAACAGGTTGGCGAAGATTACGGATTTATGACCGAACATGATTATACCGTATCGTCACACTCTGATCGAGTGGTAGAGTCATTTGTAAATTTTAAAATGAAGATTCCTGACATCAACAAAGAAATTTTTAAGACTGATGATGTTTTTCAGGGGTTAATTTTTGATCTTAAAAATATAGACTATTTTAATGATAAATATAAAGACTATGTAAAATTTATTCCATGGCTCGGTAAAGGAGCCGATATTGTGCCTAAGAATGGGTCTAAAGCAAATGGTATTTCGTATGTTCTTAAAAAACTAGGTGCAAAAAGGGAAAACGTATATGCAATAGGTGATTCTTATAATGATATCGAGATGATTAAATTTGCAAACTATGGTATTGCAATGGGGAACGCAAATGATACGTTAAAGAAAGTGGCAGACTATGTAACAGATGATATAACTAAGGATGGTTTATATAAGGCAATGAAGCATTATAAGTTAATTTAA
- a CDS encoding tetratricopeptide repeat protein gives MDQKVLNELAKLVEQESDLNALGKLIEHYEIVNDPVNLERYYKKVLEVNPEDPKALNNLSVIYADYFKQYDKAEKFYQKTLELVNDEPQVHYNYAVLLEFHFHDYELAKQHYLQSIRLNCHFVESYINLAWLYIERLHDVDSAYETLLNALIHNKNSAVLYTDLAFIQSNYYAEFEKAEQSLKFAIELDSDYDIAYTYLGELYTFLQQYEEATNYYNKALNCTSQSEILFVNYGNLLVNHMHDLDNALKLFEEAIRRFPDRGMFYCNLSHVHILKGNVYEAKRYLDLAYETSCDDEETLLMIGYLRSFVEENPKNSIDYFEKLLEKNPTSIEALSIIGFYHLLEEHDYETATAYFNKIIELNDSLYMIKFTLAQIYAAYFQDYHKAIDCYSSIDQNMLSEIEQIVLNFSMGQIYEKNLKDYHSALEYYEKAYETKPLEFVAQAISNLYDSNKTFVN, from the coding sequence ATGGATCAAAAAGTACTAAATGAACTTGCTAAGTTAGTTGAACAAGAAAGTGATTTAAATGCACTGGGCAAATTAATTGAACATTATGAAATCGTAAATGATCCTGTTAACTTAGAGCGTTATTATAAGAAAGTGCTAGAGGTAAATCCAGAGGATCCAAAAGCATTAAACAATCTATCTGTAATTTATGCAGATTATTTTAAGCAATACGATAAAGCTGAAAAGTTTTATCAAAAAACGTTAGAATTAGTGAACGACGAACCTCAAGTTCATTATAATTATGCCGTTTTACTTGAGTTTCATTTTCATGATTATGAACTTGCAAAACAGCATTACTTACAATCCATTCGTTTAAATTGCCACTTTGTTGAATCCTATATTAATCTAGCCTGGTTATATATTGAAAGGCTACATGATGTTGATTCTGCTTACGAGACACTACTAAATGCATTAATTCATAATAAGAATAGTGCAGTGCTTTATACAGATCTAGCGTTTATTCAATCGAATTACTATGCTGAATTTGAAAAAGCAGAACAAAGTCTTAAATTTGCAATAGAACTCGACTCAGATTATGATATTGCCTATACCTATCTTGGGGAGCTGTACACGTTCCTACAACAATACGAAGAGGCAACAAACTATTATAATAAGGCGCTTAATTGCACAAGTCAAAGTGAAATTTTATTTGTTAACTATGGAAACCTCCTAGTAAATCATATGCATGATTTAGATAATGCCCTGAAACTTTTTGAAGAGGCAATCAGAAGGTTTCCTGATCGCGGCATGTTCTATTGCAATTTATCGCATGTTCACATTCTAAAAGGCAATGTATATGAGGCGAAGCGATACTTAGATTTAGCCTATGAAACATCATGCGACGATGAAGAGACACTACTCATGATTGGTTATCTAAGAAGTTTTGTAGAAGAAAATCCTAAGAATTCAATTGATTATTTTGAAAAATTACTTGAAAAGAATCCAACTAGCATAGAAGCATTATCAATAATTGGGTTCTATCATTTACTTGAAGAGCATGATTATGAAACAGCTACCGCATATTTCAATAAAATAATTGAGCTGAACGATTCGTTATATATGATAAAATTTACTTTAGCACAGATTTATGCTGCCTATTTTCAAGACTATCATAAGGCCATCGATTGTTATAGTAGTATCGATCAGAATATGTTGTCAGAGATAGAGCAAATAGTTCTTAATTTCAGTATGGGTCAGATTTATGAAAAAAATTTAAAAGATTACCATTCTGCACTAGAATATTATGAAAAAGCTTATGAAACTAAACCCCTAGAGTTCGTAGCACAGGCCATATCTAACTTGTACGACTCAAATAAAACCTTTGTAAATTAG
- the def gene encoding peptide deformylase encodes MLTMKDVIREGHDTLRIKAQDVELPVSDEDKQTLFSMLEFLKNSQDEELAEKYKLRPGVGLAAPQINKSMKMMAVHTTDETGDKLYSYMLINPKIISHSEEITFLPQGEGCLSVDREVKGLVPRYRRITVLAHQLQEDGSVNEVRIRLKNYVGIVFQHEIDHLNGILFMDRINKENPFGLVNEAKPIQF; translated from the coding sequence ATGTTGACAATGAAAGATGTAATTCGCGAAGGTCATGACACCCTAAGGATAAAAGCACAGGATGTAGAATTACCTGTTTCAGATGAAGATAAACAAACATTATTTAGCATGTTAGAGTTCCTTAAAAATTCTCAAGATGAAGAACTAGCAGAAAAATATAAATTGCGTCCTGGTGTTGGATTAGCAGCTCCCCAAATTAATAAGTCAATGAAGATGATGGCCGTGCACACGACGGATGAAACAGGTGATAAACTGTATAGCTATATGCTGATTAATCCAAAAATCATTAGCCACTCAGAAGAAATTACGTTCTTACCTCAAGGAGAAGGTTGTTTATCTGTTGACCGAGAGGTTAAAGGACTTGTACCACGTTATCGTAGAATTACTGTTCTAGCCCATCAATTACAAGAAGATGGGTCCGTTAATGAAGTTCGGATCCGTTTAAAAAACTATGTAGGAATTGTTTTCCAGCATGAAATTGATCATCTGAATGGCATTCTATTCATGGACCGTATTAACAAAGAAAATCCATTTGGACTAGTAAATGAAGCGAAACCAATTCAATTCTAA
- a CDS encoding FtsW/RodA/SpoVE family cell cycle protein yields MIKKVLNYIIDSFAFINIKLLYRNLINHFRHMDRINMILIIALNLIGFLMIFSSSSMSPWYSALTKGNPYHFIQKQTQWLFLSSIIFLYILSIPLRKLYNYAWIIGILNILALLGVLLFGYEYNNAKSWFDLKVMTLQPAEFVKIGMIIFLAWYFDAIKRFNNQMKIKNKMLQWFVKFSLAIIFPIGYITIIFGLVFIQPDLGSAMALFFIGFIVFLVSGVSIKVIFSLVTLGTLVATPSIYYIITKTKLIPSYQIMRFKIWLDPFIDPLGYGYQLINGYIAIALGGITGVGLGSSEQKLGFIPEPYNDFIATIIAEETGLIGIIVVVLIYLVFTLRSLKLILVYENSLYTSLIVVGVSAMIFMQAFINLGGVSGLIPLTGITLPFISYGGSSLLSMFIGIGLLQNISATYTKNR; encoded by the coding sequence ATGATAAAAAAAGTACTAAATTATATTATAGATAGCTTTGCTTTCATCAACATCAAACTGTTGTATAGAAACTTAATTAATCATTTCAGACATATGGATCGGATTAATATGATTTTAATTATTGCACTTAATCTAATCGGCTTCTTAATGATTTTTAGTAGCAGTAGTATGTCACCTTGGTATTCGGCGTTAACAAAAGGGAACCCCTATCATTTTATCCAGAAACAAACCCAATGGTTATTTTTATCATCAATCATTTTTCTTTATATTCTTTCCATTCCACTCCGTAAATTGTATAATTATGCGTGGATCATTGGTATTCTAAATATTCTTGCCCTTTTAGGTGTTTTGCTATTTGGATATGAATATAATAATGCAAAGAGTTGGTTTGACCTAAAGGTGATGACATTACAACCTGCTGAGTTTGTAAAGATTGGTATGATCATCTTTCTTGCTTGGTATTTTGATGCAATTAAACGGTTTAATAATCAAATGAAGATTAAAAACAAAATGCTACAATGGTTTGTCAAATTCTCATTGGCAATCATTTTTCCAATCGGTTATATTACCATCATATTTGGATTAGTCTTTATTCAACCGGACCTTGGAAGTGCTATGGCGTTGTTTTTTATTGGGTTTATTGTATTCTTAGTGAGTGGAGTTAGTATTAAAGTTATTTTTAGTTTGGTGACACTAGGTACACTTGTTGCAACACCCTCAATTTATTACATCATAACCAAAACGAAGCTAATTCCCTCTTATCAAATCATGCGATTTAAAATTTGGCTAGATCCTTTTATCGATCCACTGGGATACGGATATCAACTTATTAATGGTTATATTGCAATCGCACTAGGAGGAATAACAGGTGTTGGACTTGGTAGTAGTGAGCAAAAGTTAGGGTTTATACCAGAACCATATAATGACTTTATTGCAACAATCATCGCAGAAGAGACGGGACTTATTGGGATCATTGTAGTCGTACTAATTTACTTGGTATTTACGTTGCGTAGCTTAAAACTTATTTTAGTATATGAAAACTCCTTATATACTAGTCTAATAGTGGTAGGAGTAAGTGCTATGATTTTTATGCAAGCTTTTATTAATTTAGGAGGGGTGAGTGGGCTGATTCCACTTACAGGAATTACTCTTCCATTTATCAGTTACGGTGGTTCTTCGTTACTGTCAATGTTTATAGGAATTGGACTGTTACAAAACATTTCGGCTACATATACTAAGAATAGATAG
- the ylbD gene encoding spore coat protein YlbD has product MSKALDEFKEFVRTYPKLKHDVRDGKRSWQSIYEEWVLLGDDGSWDEFKEDAEPQPVDAKESKASSSIDSSELLKSALSYVKKLNPDDITKTLSSVQKVVGIFQGLSSGSGDNKQKVNFTPKRRVDPLFRRYDDYDYYDGE; this is encoded by the coding sequence ATGTCGAAAGCATTAGATGAATTTAAAGAGTTCGTAAGAACGTATCCAAAGTTAAAACATGATGTACGAGACGGAAAACGTTCATGGCAATCAATCTATGAAGAATGGGTACTTCTCGGTGATGATGGTAGTTGGGATGAATTTAAAGAAGATGCAGAACCTCAGCCTGTGGATGCTAAAGAATCTAAAGCGTCATCATCAATTGATTCAAGTGAACTACTAAAATCAGCGTTATCTTATGTGAAAAAATTAAATCCAGACGATATTACGAAAACATTATCATCCGTTCAAAAAGTAGTTGGAATATTCCAGGGGCTTTCTTCAGGATCAGGAGATAATAAACAGAAGGTTAACTTTACACCAAAACGCCGAGTAGATCCATTATTTAGACGATACGACGACTATGACTATTATGATGGAGAGTAG
- a CDS encoding YlbE-like family protein: protein MQKDILDKLYKEDALLFYLRTHPEWYRILERDPSQIKQFEKIAKDEMKLTFHHKINNIKNQMQIMNMMIEYINKSN, encoded by the coding sequence ATGCAAAAGGATATACTAGACAAACTATACAAAGAGGATGCGCTCTTATTTTATTTAAGAACGCATCCTGAATGGTATCGAATCCTAGAGCGAGACCCGAGTCAAATTAAACAATTTGAAAAGATTGCCAAGGATGAAATGAAACTGACGTTTCATCATAAAATAAATAATATAAAAAATCAAATGCAAATCATGAATATGATGATTGAATACATTAACAAATCAAACTAA
- a CDS encoding YlbF family regulator → MNNQLIYEAAYELSERIKNSTTYKDFIRCERELSTNDEIKKILADFNRKKEQLEEAKKYGNYYPGYDKVVKAFQESKINLMKNPVFKEYKQKEKQLDHILYQVTESISTAVSENVKFDVKKHLFNL, encoded by the coding sequence ATGAACAATCAATTAATCTATGAAGCAGCATATGAATTATCAGAACGAATCAAAAACTCTACTACTTACAAGGATTTCATCCGCTGTGAGCGTGAATTATCAACGAATGATGAAATCAAAAAGATATTAGCTGATTTTAATCGTAAAAAAGAGCAATTAGAAGAAGCTAAGAAATATGGAAACTATTACCCGGGCTATGATAAAGTGGTCAAGGCTTTTCAAGAATCAAAAATTAATTTAATGAAAAATCCTGTGTTTAAGGAATACAAACAAAAGGAAAAACAGCTTGATCATATTCTATATCAAGTAACAGAAAGCATATCGACTGCAGTATCAGAAAATGTAAAATTTGATGTAAAGAAGCATTTATTTAATTTGTAG